In Oreochromis niloticus isolate F11D_XX linkage group LG5, O_niloticus_UMD_NMBU, whole genome shotgun sequence, a single window of DNA contains:
- the sycp1 gene encoding synaptonemal complex protein 1 isoform X1 produces the protein MIIKMERDQRFSFKLLVPPRVNNGPISAVQPREIVEDRGDFMKALQPSYSECFDKEKNILFPNTNVVAPTKPPKQDFLKMKLMQPMEKDENNCNPGQLYSKLFDEVEKIKCWKVKVYSDTVEKERRLQDNKRTIETQRKAIQELQFGNESLSIKLEEQISENEELRNKNNSTWNLCNILKETFDSSVEKIHLFEAEREETHDLLTENNESVKKLIAAFESLRVRVETDQQEMEKVKEDLLQFDHLQKKYQQEFQIKQEEITMFQMKLKDKETELQKLLLDFDETQKHCNELQQSTNHQFELLKSAKAEQESLLQQLDIAEQRCRETEKNQETTAAALEQSKKEYAEIIQNKDLSLQELNKVKKQQAEELECIQSTIQELKTSLALEIQRAKELEDKLIKNNTELERRNTVLGETIDQATKKDGLIQILKDELDTKSKSIESVKAKIQFTQAKMEELMAELSKKTEEIHLIKKEADNAFAENDSLKKACEAAEKEKEHLKEKSTLTQVKVQELEEQLCTEMKKNKECNFQMEQMRKDILQNEVKYEELLSNFNELQSEKTAIQEQFENGFSNVKAIEANMKVSEEKALKLKGEIQTLEEKNKTLRDELTTVKTQILGKCVQTETLQKQIKEKYEQLQVKITEKEKQIKAVETKLCKLTKKYEIKFKAQEEYKKENKMLKKQMAQEIAKSNDLETTINSLQNESQYLKQLKGEEHEKLLKDLESKSTFAAELEKEVQKLRITAAEAIKNKEATELKCQHKIGDMVTLMEKHKSQYDRMVQEKDAELEEKKKNEMEATARAKSLELDLSKHKTENERLKKELKAESREKENLRNKISDLKQEMSVVKSTLLSQGSDKQAAAINYKQGNSSELPKENSSKSHTFDFFKAKKTSSYSKDGQSLAARMIDESASESIRASCGTPKSKCINSEDMKTPRSLTNHTAGTTKIKSYRIRTPPSEKSAQWGKSAIELDPKSDSSDQNDLLTFTNVPERKSSDSQCKLHILKKNQSPLVHKSPGNSLKVAAMKRMRDAGWTAVTGCDKKKKKTNEKIFA, from the exons ATGATTATTAA AATGGAGAGAGATCAACGTTTTAGCTTCAAGCTGTTGGTGCCTCCCAGGGTGAATAACGGACCAATATCTGCGGTTCAACCTCGAGAAATAGTTGAAGACAGAGGCGATTTCATGAAAGCATTGCAACCT AGTTACAGTGAATGCtttgacaaagagaaaaacatcctgTTCCCCAATACAAACGTGGTTGCACCAACTAAACCACCCAAACAAG ACTTTCTGAAGATGAAACTCATGCAACCAATGGAGAAAGACGAG AATAATTGCAATCCTGGTCAGCTTTATTCAAAGCTGTTTGATGAAGTTGAGAAAATTAAGTGTTGGAAGGTTAAAGTTTATTCTGACACTGTGGAAAAGGAAAGAAGGCTACAAGATAACAAAAGAACAATTGAAACACAGCGCAAGGCAATTCAGGAGCTGCAG TTTGGAAATGAAAGTCTCAGCATAAAGCTGGAGGAACAGATTAGTGAAAATGAGGAACTGAGGAACAA aaaCAATTCAACATGGAACTTGTGCAATATACTCAAGGAAACCTTTGACTCATCAGTTGAGAAAATACATTTAT TTGAAGCTGAAAGAGAGGAAACCCACGACCTCCTTACTGAAAACAACGAAAGTGTTAAG aaactgaTTGCTGCATTTGAAAGCCTACGTGTCCGAGTAGAAACTGATCagcaagagatggagaaag tCAAAGAAGACTTACTGCAATTTGACCATCTACAAAAGAAATACCAGCAGGAATTTCAGATAAAACAGGAAGAG ATAACCATGTTTCAAATGAAACTTAAGGATAAGGAAACCGAACTGCAGAAACTCCTGCTGGACTTCGATGAAACTCAGAAGCACTGCAATGAACTTCAACAGTCAACAA ATCATCAATTTGAACTTCTCAAAAGTGCAAAAGCTGAACAGGAGTCTCTTCTTCAACAACTGGATATTGCTGAGCAGCGCTGCAGGGAGACTGAG AAAAATCAGGAAACTACTGCTGCAGCCTTGGAACAAAGTAAAAAAGAGTATGCGGAGATCATCCAAAACAAAGATCTCAGTTTACAGGAGCTCAACAAAGTCAAAAAACAGCAAGCAGAGGAGCTAGAGTGCATTCAGTCAACCATTCAAGAGCTAAAGACTTCACTAGCACTAGAGATACAGAG GGCCAAAGAGCTTGAGGATAAACTTataaaaaacaacactgaaCTTGAAaggagaaacacagttttag GAGAAACCATCGACCAGGCTACAAAAAAAGATGGCCTAATCCAAATtctcaaagatgaattg GACACAAAATCTAAATCCATTGAGTCAGTGAAGGCTAAAATTCAGTTCACTCAAGCTAAAATGGAGGAACTCATGGCTGAGCTTTcaaagaaaactgaagaaatCCACTTGATTAAG AAAGAAGCAGATAATGCTTTTGCTGAAAATGACTCACTGAAAAAGGCTTGTGAAGCtgctgaaaaggaaaaagaacatttaaagGAGAAGTCCACTTTGACTCag GTCAAAGTGCAGGAGCTGGAGGAACAGCTGTGTactgaaatgaagaaaaataaggAATGCAACTTTCAGATGGAGCAGATGAGGAAAGACATTTTGCAAAATGA AGTAAAGTATGAAGAGCTATTATCAAACTTTAATGAGCTGCAGTCTGAGAAGACAGCCATTCAAGAGCAGTTTGAAAATGGATTCTCTAATGTGAAAGCTATTGAGGCAAACATGAAG GTGAGTGAGGAGAAGGCATTAAAACTCAAAGGAGAAATTCAAAcactggaggaaaaaaacaagactttACG AGATGAATTAACTACAGTCAAAACCCAAATCCTGGGGAAATGTGTACAAACAGAAACTCTGCAGAAGCAAATCAAAGAAAAG TATGAGCAACTTCAGGTAAAaatcacagaaaaagaaaaacagatcaaAGCTGTGGAAACAAAG CTGTGCAAACtcacaaaaaaatatgaaattaaatttaaagcCCAGGAGGAATACAAGAAAGAG aataaaatgCTTAAGAAACAAATGGCACAGGAGATTGCAAAATCCAATGACCTTGAAACAACG ATCAACAGCCTTCAAAATGAGTCCCAGTACCTTAAACAACTCAAAGGAGAAGAACATGAGAAACTGCTCAAGGATCTTGAGTCAAAATCGACGTTTGCAGCAGAACTTGAGAAAGAG GTCCAGAAACTTAGaattacagcagcagaagccaTTAAGAACAAGGAGGCCACAGAACTTAAATGCCAGCATAAGATTGGCGATATGGTCACTCTGATGGAAAAACATAAG AGCCAGTATGACCGGATGGTCCAAGAAAAGGATGCAGAGcttgaagagaagaagaagaatgagatGGAGGCGACTGCCCGTGCAAAATCACTG GAATTGGACCTCTCAAAGCATAAGACTGAAAATGAGAGGCTGAAGAAAGAGCTGAAGGCAGAATCAAGAGAGAAG GAAAACCTCAGGAACAAAATAAGTGATCTGAAGCAGGAAATGTCTGTTGTGAAAAGCACTCTGCTGTCACAAGGGAGCGACAAACAG GCAGCTGCCATAAACTATAAACAAGGGAACAGTTCCGAGCTTCCAAAAGAGAACTCTTCAAAGAGTCACACATTTGACTTCTTCAAGGCCAAGAAAACTTCCTCCTACAGCAAAGATGGTCAGAGTTTGGCTGCTCGTATGATAGAT GAATCTGCCAGTGAATCTATCAGAGCATCATGTGGAACACCAAAATCCAAG TGCATCAACAGTGAAGACATGAAAACCCCAAGAAGTCTTACAAACCATACTGCCGGAACAACAAAGATCAAA TCCTACAGAATAAGGACTCCCCCTTCTGAAAAGTCAGCACAGTGGGGAAAGAGCGCCATTGAACTTGACCCCAAGTCTGACAGCTCAGATCAAAATGATCTCTTG ACCTTTACAAATGTACCTGAACGTAAAAGTTCAGATTCACAATGTAAACTCCACATTCTCAAAAAG AATCAGAGCCCACTCGTTCATAAATCACCAGGAAACTCCTTAAAGGTGGCTGCAATGAAAAGAATGAGAGATGCTGGTTGGACTGCTGTTACTGgctgtgacaaaaaaaagaagaagaccaaTGAGAAGATTTTTGCCTAA
- the sycp1 gene encoding synaptonemal complex protein 1 isoform X4, whose amino-acid sequence MIIKMERDQRFSFKLLVPPRVNNGPISAVQPREIVEDRGDFMKALQPSYSECFDKEKNILFPNTNVVAPTKPPKQDFLKMKLMQPMEKDENNCNPGQLYSKLFDEVEKIKCWKVKVYSDTVEKERRLQDNKRTIETQRKAIQELQFGNESLSIKLEEQISENEELRNKNNSTWNLCNILKETFDSSVEKIHLFEAEREETHDLLTENNESVKKLIAAFESLRVRVETDQQEMEKVKEDLLQFDHLQKKYQQEFQIKQEEITMFQMKLKDKETELQKLLLDFDETQKHCNELQQSTNHQFELLKSAKAEQESLLQQLDIAEQRCRETEKNQETTAAALEQSKKEYAEIIQNKDLSLQELNKVKKQQAEELECIQSTIQELKTSLALEIQRAKELEDKLIKNNTELERRNTVLGETIDQATKKDGLIQILKDELDTKSKSIESVKAKIQFTQAKMEELMAELSKKTEEIHLIKKEADNAFAENDSLKKACEAAEKEKEHLKEKSTLTQVKVQELEEQLCTEMKKNKECNFQMEQMRKDILQNEVKYEELLSNFNELQSEKTAIQEQFENGFSNVKAIEANMKVSEEKALKLKGEIQTLEEKNKTLRDELTTVKTQILGKCVQTETLQKQIKEKYEQLQVKITEKEKQIKAVETKLCKLTKKYEIKFKAQEEYKKENKMLKKQMAQEIAKSNDLETTINSLQNESQYLKQLKGEEHEKLLKDLESKSTFAAELEKEVQKLRITAAEAIKNKEATELKCQHKIGDMVTLMEKHKSQYDRMVQEKDAELEEKKKNEMEATARAKSLELDLSKHKTENERLKKELKAESREKESASESIRASCGTPKSKCINSEDMKTPRSLTNHTAGTTKIKSYRIRTPPSEKSAQWGKSAIELDPKSDSSDQNDLLTFTNVPERKSSDSQCKLHILKKNQSPLVHKSPGNSLKVAAMKRMRDAGWTAVTGCDKKKKKTNEKIFA is encoded by the exons ATGATTATTAA AATGGAGAGAGATCAACGTTTTAGCTTCAAGCTGTTGGTGCCTCCCAGGGTGAATAACGGACCAATATCTGCGGTTCAACCTCGAGAAATAGTTGAAGACAGAGGCGATTTCATGAAAGCATTGCAACCT AGTTACAGTGAATGCtttgacaaagagaaaaacatcctgTTCCCCAATACAAACGTGGTTGCACCAACTAAACCACCCAAACAAG ACTTTCTGAAGATGAAACTCATGCAACCAATGGAGAAAGACGAG AATAATTGCAATCCTGGTCAGCTTTATTCAAAGCTGTTTGATGAAGTTGAGAAAATTAAGTGTTGGAAGGTTAAAGTTTATTCTGACACTGTGGAAAAGGAAAGAAGGCTACAAGATAACAAAAGAACAATTGAAACACAGCGCAAGGCAATTCAGGAGCTGCAG TTTGGAAATGAAAGTCTCAGCATAAAGCTGGAGGAACAGATTAGTGAAAATGAGGAACTGAGGAACAA aaaCAATTCAACATGGAACTTGTGCAATATACTCAAGGAAACCTTTGACTCATCAGTTGAGAAAATACATTTAT TTGAAGCTGAAAGAGAGGAAACCCACGACCTCCTTACTGAAAACAACGAAAGTGTTAAG aaactgaTTGCTGCATTTGAAAGCCTACGTGTCCGAGTAGAAACTGATCagcaagagatggagaaag tCAAAGAAGACTTACTGCAATTTGACCATCTACAAAAGAAATACCAGCAGGAATTTCAGATAAAACAGGAAGAG ATAACCATGTTTCAAATGAAACTTAAGGATAAGGAAACCGAACTGCAGAAACTCCTGCTGGACTTCGATGAAACTCAGAAGCACTGCAATGAACTTCAACAGTCAACAA ATCATCAATTTGAACTTCTCAAAAGTGCAAAAGCTGAACAGGAGTCTCTTCTTCAACAACTGGATATTGCTGAGCAGCGCTGCAGGGAGACTGAG AAAAATCAGGAAACTACTGCTGCAGCCTTGGAACAAAGTAAAAAAGAGTATGCGGAGATCATCCAAAACAAAGATCTCAGTTTACAGGAGCTCAACAAAGTCAAAAAACAGCAAGCAGAGGAGCTAGAGTGCATTCAGTCAACCATTCAAGAGCTAAAGACTTCACTAGCACTAGAGATACAGAG GGCCAAAGAGCTTGAGGATAAACTTataaaaaacaacactgaaCTTGAAaggagaaacacagttttag GAGAAACCATCGACCAGGCTACAAAAAAAGATGGCCTAATCCAAATtctcaaagatgaattg GACACAAAATCTAAATCCATTGAGTCAGTGAAGGCTAAAATTCAGTTCACTCAAGCTAAAATGGAGGAACTCATGGCTGAGCTTTcaaagaaaactgaagaaatCCACTTGATTAAG AAAGAAGCAGATAATGCTTTTGCTGAAAATGACTCACTGAAAAAGGCTTGTGAAGCtgctgaaaaggaaaaagaacatttaaagGAGAAGTCCACTTTGACTCag GTCAAAGTGCAGGAGCTGGAGGAACAGCTGTGTactgaaatgaagaaaaataaggAATGCAACTTTCAGATGGAGCAGATGAGGAAAGACATTTTGCAAAATGA AGTAAAGTATGAAGAGCTATTATCAAACTTTAATGAGCTGCAGTCTGAGAAGACAGCCATTCAAGAGCAGTTTGAAAATGGATTCTCTAATGTGAAAGCTATTGAGGCAAACATGAAG GTGAGTGAGGAGAAGGCATTAAAACTCAAAGGAGAAATTCAAAcactggaggaaaaaaacaagactttACG AGATGAATTAACTACAGTCAAAACCCAAATCCTGGGGAAATGTGTACAAACAGAAACTCTGCAGAAGCAAATCAAAGAAAAG TATGAGCAACTTCAGGTAAAaatcacagaaaaagaaaaacagatcaaAGCTGTGGAAACAAAG CTGTGCAAACtcacaaaaaaatatgaaattaaatttaaagcCCAGGAGGAATACAAGAAAGAG aataaaatgCTTAAGAAACAAATGGCACAGGAGATTGCAAAATCCAATGACCTTGAAACAACG ATCAACAGCCTTCAAAATGAGTCCCAGTACCTTAAACAACTCAAAGGAGAAGAACATGAGAAACTGCTCAAGGATCTTGAGTCAAAATCGACGTTTGCAGCAGAACTTGAGAAAGAG GTCCAGAAACTTAGaattacagcagcagaagccaTTAAGAACAAGGAGGCCACAGAACTTAAATGCCAGCATAAGATTGGCGATATGGTCACTCTGATGGAAAAACATAAG AGCCAGTATGACCGGATGGTCCAAGAAAAGGATGCAGAGcttgaagagaagaagaagaatgagatGGAGGCGACTGCCCGTGCAAAATCACTG GAATTGGACCTCTCAAAGCATAAGACTGAAAATGAGAGGCTGAAGAAAGAGCTGAAGGCAGAATCAAGAGAGAAG GAATCTGCCAGTGAATCTATCAGAGCATCATGTGGAACACCAAAATCCAAG TGCATCAACAGTGAAGACATGAAAACCCCAAGAAGTCTTACAAACCATACTGCCGGAACAACAAAGATCAAA TCCTACAGAATAAGGACTCCCCCTTCTGAAAAGTCAGCACAGTGGGGAAAGAGCGCCATTGAACTTGACCCCAAGTCTGACAGCTCAGATCAAAATGATCTCTTG ACCTTTACAAATGTACCTGAACGTAAAAGTTCAGATTCACAATGTAAACTCCACATTCTCAAAAAG AATCAGAGCCCACTCGTTCATAAATCACCAGGAAACTCCTTAAAGGTGGCTGCAATGAAAAGAATGAGAGATGCTGGTTGGACTGCTGTTACTGgctgtgacaaaaaaaagaagaagaccaaTGAGAAGATTTTTGCCTAA
- the sycp1 gene encoding synaptonemal complex protein 1 isoform X3, which produces MIIKMERDQRFSFKLLVPPRVNNGPISAVQPREIVEDRGDFMKALQPSYSECFDKEKNILFPNTNVVAPTKPPKQDFLKMKLMQPMEKDENNCNPGQLYSKLFDEVEKIKCWKVKVYSDTVEKERRLQDNKRTIETQRKAIQELQFGNESLSIKLEEQISENEELRNKNNSTWNLCNILKETFDSSVEKIHLFEAEREETHDLLTENNESVKKLIAAFESLRVRVETDQQEMEKVKEDLLQFDHLQKKYQQEFQIKQEEITMFQMKLKDKETELQKLLLDFDETQKHCNELQQSTNHQFELLKSAKAEQESLLQQLDIAEQRCRETEKNQETTAAALEQSKKEYAEIIQNKDLSLQELNKVKKQQAEELECIQSTIQELKTSLALEIQRAKELEDKLIKNNTELERRNTVLGETIDQATKKDGLIQILKDELDTKSKSIESVKAKIQFTQAKMEELMAELSKKTEEIHLIKKEADNAFAENDSLKKACEAAEKEKEHLKEKSTLTQVKVQELEEQLCTEMKKNKECNFQMEQMRKDILQNEVKYEELLSNFNELQSEKTAIQEQFENGFSNVKAIEANMKVSEEKALKLKGEIQTLEEKNKTLRDELTTVKTQILGKCVQTETLQKQIKEKYEQLQVKITEKEKQIKAVETKLCKLTKKYEIKFKAQEEYKKENKMLKKQMAQEIAKSNDLETTINSLQNESQYLKQLKGEEHEKLLKDLESKSTFAAELEKEVQKLRITAAEAIKNKEATELKCQHKIGDMVTLMEKHKSQYDRMVQEKDAELEEKKKNEMEATARAKSLELDLSKHKTENERLKKELKAESREKENLRNKISDLKQEMSVVKSTLLSQGSDKQESASESIRASCGTPKSKCINSEDMKTPRSLTNHTAGTTKIKSYRIRTPPSEKSAQWGKSAIELDPKSDSSDQNDLLTFTNVPERKSSDSQCKLHILKKNQSPLVHKSPGNSLKVAAMKRMRDAGWTAVTGCDKKKKKTNEKIFA; this is translated from the exons ATGATTATTAA AATGGAGAGAGATCAACGTTTTAGCTTCAAGCTGTTGGTGCCTCCCAGGGTGAATAACGGACCAATATCTGCGGTTCAACCTCGAGAAATAGTTGAAGACAGAGGCGATTTCATGAAAGCATTGCAACCT AGTTACAGTGAATGCtttgacaaagagaaaaacatcctgTTCCCCAATACAAACGTGGTTGCACCAACTAAACCACCCAAACAAG ACTTTCTGAAGATGAAACTCATGCAACCAATGGAGAAAGACGAG AATAATTGCAATCCTGGTCAGCTTTATTCAAAGCTGTTTGATGAAGTTGAGAAAATTAAGTGTTGGAAGGTTAAAGTTTATTCTGACACTGTGGAAAAGGAAAGAAGGCTACAAGATAACAAAAGAACAATTGAAACACAGCGCAAGGCAATTCAGGAGCTGCAG TTTGGAAATGAAAGTCTCAGCATAAAGCTGGAGGAACAGATTAGTGAAAATGAGGAACTGAGGAACAA aaaCAATTCAACATGGAACTTGTGCAATATACTCAAGGAAACCTTTGACTCATCAGTTGAGAAAATACATTTAT TTGAAGCTGAAAGAGAGGAAACCCACGACCTCCTTACTGAAAACAACGAAAGTGTTAAG aaactgaTTGCTGCATTTGAAAGCCTACGTGTCCGAGTAGAAACTGATCagcaagagatggagaaag tCAAAGAAGACTTACTGCAATTTGACCATCTACAAAAGAAATACCAGCAGGAATTTCAGATAAAACAGGAAGAG ATAACCATGTTTCAAATGAAACTTAAGGATAAGGAAACCGAACTGCAGAAACTCCTGCTGGACTTCGATGAAACTCAGAAGCACTGCAATGAACTTCAACAGTCAACAA ATCATCAATTTGAACTTCTCAAAAGTGCAAAAGCTGAACAGGAGTCTCTTCTTCAACAACTGGATATTGCTGAGCAGCGCTGCAGGGAGACTGAG AAAAATCAGGAAACTACTGCTGCAGCCTTGGAACAAAGTAAAAAAGAGTATGCGGAGATCATCCAAAACAAAGATCTCAGTTTACAGGAGCTCAACAAAGTCAAAAAACAGCAAGCAGAGGAGCTAGAGTGCATTCAGTCAACCATTCAAGAGCTAAAGACTTCACTAGCACTAGAGATACAGAG GGCCAAAGAGCTTGAGGATAAACTTataaaaaacaacactgaaCTTGAAaggagaaacacagttttag GAGAAACCATCGACCAGGCTACAAAAAAAGATGGCCTAATCCAAATtctcaaagatgaattg GACACAAAATCTAAATCCATTGAGTCAGTGAAGGCTAAAATTCAGTTCACTCAAGCTAAAATGGAGGAACTCATGGCTGAGCTTTcaaagaaaactgaagaaatCCACTTGATTAAG AAAGAAGCAGATAATGCTTTTGCTGAAAATGACTCACTGAAAAAGGCTTGTGAAGCtgctgaaaaggaaaaagaacatttaaagGAGAAGTCCACTTTGACTCag GTCAAAGTGCAGGAGCTGGAGGAACAGCTGTGTactgaaatgaagaaaaataaggAATGCAACTTTCAGATGGAGCAGATGAGGAAAGACATTTTGCAAAATGA AGTAAAGTATGAAGAGCTATTATCAAACTTTAATGAGCTGCAGTCTGAGAAGACAGCCATTCAAGAGCAGTTTGAAAATGGATTCTCTAATGTGAAAGCTATTGAGGCAAACATGAAG GTGAGTGAGGAGAAGGCATTAAAACTCAAAGGAGAAATTCAAAcactggaggaaaaaaacaagactttACG AGATGAATTAACTACAGTCAAAACCCAAATCCTGGGGAAATGTGTACAAACAGAAACTCTGCAGAAGCAAATCAAAGAAAAG TATGAGCAACTTCAGGTAAAaatcacagaaaaagaaaaacagatcaaAGCTGTGGAAACAAAG CTGTGCAAACtcacaaaaaaatatgaaattaaatttaaagcCCAGGAGGAATACAAGAAAGAG aataaaatgCTTAAGAAACAAATGGCACAGGAGATTGCAAAATCCAATGACCTTGAAACAACG ATCAACAGCCTTCAAAATGAGTCCCAGTACCTTAAACAACTCAAAGGAGAAGAACATGAGAAACTGCTCAAGGATCTTGAGTCAAAATCGACGTTTGCAGCAGAACTTGAGAAAGAG GTCCAGAAACTTAGaattacagcagcagaagccaTTAAGAACAAGGAGGCCACAGAACTTAAATGCCAGCATAAGATTGGCGATATGGTCACTCTGATGGAAAAACATAAG AGCCAGTATGACCGGATGGTCCAAGAAAAGGATGCAGAGcttgaagagaagaagaagaatgagatGGAGGCGACTGCCCGTGCAAAATCACTG GAATTGGACCTCTCAAAGCATAAGACTGAAAATGAGAGGCTGAAGAAAGAGCTGAAGGCAGAATCAAGAGAGAAG GAAAACCTCAGGAACAAAATAAGTGATCTGAAGCAGGAAATGTCTGTTGTGAAAAGCACTCTGCTGTCACAAGGGAGCGACAAACAG GAATCTGCCAGTGAATCTATCAGAGCATCATGTGGAACACCAAAATCCAAG TGCATCAACAGTGAAGACATGAAAACCCCAAGAAGTCTTACAAACCATACTGCCGGAACAACAAAGATCAAA TCCTACAGAATAAGGACTCCCCCTTCTGAAAAGTCAGCACAGTGGGGAAAGAGCGCCATTGAACTTGACCCCAAGTCTGACAGCTCAGATCAAAATGATCTCTTG ACCTTTACAAATGTACCTGAACGTAAAAGTTCAGATTCACAATGTAAACTCCACATTCTCAAAAAG AATCAGAGCCCACTCGTTCATAAATCACCAGGAAACTCCTTAAAGGTGGCTGCAATGAAAAGAATGAGAGATGCTGGTTGGACTGCTGTTACTGgctgtgacaaaaaaaagaagaagaccaaTGAGAAGATTTTTGCCTAA